A section of the Terriglobales bacterium genome encodes:
- the ilvA gene encoding threonine ammonia-lyase, protein MVTLADIQTALGRIRESIYISPCARSEAFSKQTGNSVFLKLENLQKTGAFKERGALNKLLTLNAEQRRRGVIAASAGNHAQGLAYHAGRQKIRAQICMPLTTPLIKVTATRNYGADVVLHGANYDEAYDEALTRSQQQHLTFVHAFDDDAVIAGQGTLGLEILEQHPEIEVMVVPIGGGGLIGGIACAVKESKPHVQIFGVQPSRIPSMKVAVAEGGPVTLKPALTIADGIAVRRAGDRTLPLVQKYVEDIVTVEEEEIANAILLLLEREKTLAEGAGAAAIAALLNQKLPLTAKKIAVLVCGGI, encoded by the coding sequence ATGGTCACCCTGGCCGACATCCAAACCGCCTTGGGCCGAATCCGCGAGTCAATCTACATTTCACCCTGTGCTCGCTCTGAAGCCTTTTCCAAACAAACTGGCAACTCGGTCTTTCTAAAGCTTGAGAACCTGCAGAAGACAGGCGCATTCAAAGAACGAGGCGCGCTGAATAAACTCCTCACTCTCAACGCCGAGCAGCGCCGTCGCGGTGTAATCGCTGCTTCCGCCGGCAATCACGCGCAAGGCCTTGCCTATCATGCGGGTCGGCAGAAGATTCGCGCCCAAATTTGCATGCCGCTAACCACCCCGCTGATTAAAGTCACAGCCACCCGCAACTACGGGGCAGATGTCGTTCTTCACGGAGCTAATTATGACGAAGCTTATGACGAAGCACTCACACGCAGTCAGCAACAGCATTTGACCTTTGTCCACGCTTTTGATGATGACGCCGTGATCGCCGGGCAGGGAACTCTCGGCCTTGAAATACTTGAGCAGCATCCGGAGATTGAAGTTATGGTTGTGCCGATTGGTGGGGGCGGCCTCATCGGTGGCATCGCCTGTGCCGTCAAAGAAAGCAAACCTCACGTCCAAATATTTGGAGTACAGCCTTCTCGAATTCCTTCCATGAAAGTGGCGGTTGCGGAGGGTGGGCCGGTCACTCTGAAGCCCGCGCTGACCATCGCCGATGGCATCGCCGTGCGCCGGGCCGGAGATCGCACACTACCGCTGGTCCAGAAATATGTGGAAGACATCGTCACCGTCGAAGAGGAGGAAATCGCCAACGCCATTCTTCTCCTGCTGGAACGCGAAAAGACCTTGGCCGAGGGCGCCGGCGCGGCGGCCATCGCTGCTCTGCTCAACCAGAAGCTACCCCTCACAGCTAAGAAAATCGCTGTCTTGGTATGCGGCGGAATATAG
- a CDS encoding succinate dehydrogenase has product MASSEQMHPGNALVRDAWWPQVVPVVLGLGAFAVYATLRAFEGAYFQWGPYLSPFYSPLIDVHHHYWPFSPALLILAGPLGFRVTCYYYRKAYYRAFFLDPPGCGVAERPRQYGGETRFPFILQNLHRYFMYLAVIFLAFLWHDAIRAFFFENGVGVGVGSIVLLVNIVFLSLYFGSCHSLRHLLGGKLDCFSCVNFSRQRHKTWSALSALNEHHMLYAWMSLFSVGFADLYVRLVSSGAIRDLRLL; this is encoded by the coding sequence GTGGCTTCTTCTGAGCAGATGCATCCGGGGAACGCCCTGGTGCGTGATGCATGGTGGCCGCAGGTCGTTCCCGTTGTCCTGGGACTCGGAGCTTTCGCTGTCTACGCCACATTGAGGGCCTTTGAAGGGGCTTACTTCCAGTGGGGGCCTTATCTTTCACCTTTCTATTCCCCGTTGATTGATGTGCACCATCACTATTGGCCGTTTTCTCCGGCGCTGTTGATTCTGGCGGGTCCGCTGGGATTCAGGGTCACCTGCTACTACTACCGCAAGGCTTATTACCGAGCGTTTTTTCTGGATCCGCCCGGATGTGGGGTAGCGGAGAGGCCCCGTCAATATGGCGGCGAGACCAGATTTCCCTTCATTCTCCAAAACCTGCACCGGTACTTCATGTATCTGGCGGTAATTTTTTTGGCTTTCCTGTGGCATGACGCGATACGCGCTTTCTTTTTCGAGAATGGGGTAGGTGTGGGCGTCGGCTCGATCGTGCTGCTGGTCAACATTGTGTTTTTGAGTTTGTATTTTGGCTCATGCCACTCGCTTCGACATCTTTTAGGAGGCAAGCTCGATTGCTTCTCATGTGTGAACTTCTCTCGGCAACGGCACAAAACCTGGAGCGCATTGAGCGCACTCAACGAACACCACATGCTGTACGCGTGGATGAGTCTTTTCTCGGTAGGCTTCGCTGATTTGTATGTGCGATTGGTATCTTCCGGCGCAATACGGGACCTGAGGCTGTTGTGA
- a CDS encoding FAD-binding protein, whose protein sequence is MNDKYEVHQHDVLIIGAGGAGLRAAIEALAQGASVGVVCKSLLGKAHTVMAEGGIAAAMANVDQADDWRVHFGDTIRGGKFLNNWRMAKIHAQESSERVRELERWGALFDRTDDGRILQRAFGGHTFKRLCHVGDRTGLEMIRTLQDRGVQMGFDVYMECTVTRLLKDGERIAGAFGYWRENGRFVVFKAKTVVLATGGIGRAWPITSNSWEYTGDGMALAYDAGAELMDMEFVQFHPTGMVWPPGVQGILVTEAVRGEGGILRNQLGERFMERYDPKRMELSTRDVVARAIYTEVREGRGTEHGGAFLDISHKPAEYVKRKLPSMYHQFRELADVDITKGPMEVGPTCHYMMGGIRVDAETAESSVKGLFAAGEVAAGLHGANRLGGNSLSDLLVFGRRAGLAAAENAKSSRASVVDADQIEEAEREMLAPFAQKDGESPYVLHRELQQVMQALVGIFRYEADLQQAMGKLEQLKQRSERLSADGSRMFNPGWHLCRDFEFMLTVSEAVARSALARRESRGAHSRIDYPNPDPAWGKQNNIIAKQGDSMTLRQVPIPEMPADLKQLFAEEKGAVA, encoded by the coding sequence GTGAACGACAAATACGAAGTTCACCAACACGACGTACTGATCATCGGGGCGGGGGGCGCCGGGTTGCGGGCTGCCATCGAGGCCCTAGCCCAGGGGGCCAGTGTCGGGGTCGTATGCAAGTCGCTTTTGGGAAAAGCGCACACCGTGATGGCCGAAGGCGGGATCGCGGCGGCCATGGCCAATGTGGACCAGGCTGACGACTGGCGCGTGCACTTCGGCGACACCATTCGGGGCGGAAAATTTCTAAACAATTGGCGGATGGCGAAGATCCATGCCCAGGAATCCAGTGAGCGCGTACGTGAGCTGGAGCGGTGGGGGGCGCTTTTCGACCGCACCGACGATGGCCGGATTCTGCAGCGCGCCTTCGGCGGCCATACGTTCAAGCGGCTGTGCCACGTGGGGGACCGCACCGGCCTGGAAATGATTCGGACCTTACAGGACCGCGGCGTGCAGATGGGATTCGACGTTTACATGGAATGTACCGTCACGCGGTTGCTGAAGGACGGAGAGCGGATCGCTGGCGCATTCGGCTACTGGCGGGAGAATGGGCGTTTTGTGGTTTTTAAGGCAAAGACCGTTGTGCTGGCCACAGGCGGCATTGGCCGGGCGTGGCCGATCACTTCCAATTCATGGGAGTACACCGGCGACGGGATGGCACTTGCCTACGACGCCGGGGCTGAGCTGATGGACATGGAATTCGTGCAATTCCACCCCACGGGAATGGTTTGGCCGCCTGGCGTGCAAGGCATTTTGGTGACGGAAGCGGTGCGAGGTGAGGGTGGAATCCTTCGCAACCAATTGGGGGAACGTTTCATGGAGCGATACGATCCCAAGCGTATGGAACTTTCCACCCGGGATGTGGTCGCGCGCGCCATCTACACCGAGGTTCGTGAAGGACGGGGTACCGAGCACGGCGGGGCGTTTCTCGATATCTCTCACAAGCCGGCGGAATACGTGAAGCGCAAACTGCCCAGCATGTATCACCAGTTTCGCGAGCTGGCGGATGTGGACATCACCAAAGGGCCGATGGAAGTCGGACCGACCTGCCACTACATGATGGGCGGAATTCGAGTGGATGCCGAAACGGCGGAATCGTCGGTGAAGGGGTTGTTCGCTGCGGGGGAGGTCGCTGCGGGGCTGCACGGTGCCAATCGGCTGGGCGGAAATTCCCTTTCTGATCTTCTGGTGTTCGGACGAAGGGCCGGACTTGCTGCGGCCGAGAACGCGAAATCATCGAGAGCTAGCGTGGTTGACGCCGACCAGATAGAAGAAGCGGAGCGCGAAATGCTCGCGCCTTTCGCGCAGAAAGACGGCGAGAGTCCATACGTATTGCATCGCGAATTGCAACAGGTGATGCAGGCCCTAGTCGGCATCTTTCGGTATGAAGCAGACCTTCAGCAAGCAATGGGAAAGCTGGAGCAACTGAAGCAACGGAGCGAACGACTGAGTGCCGATGGATCCAGAATGTTTAATCCCGGATGGCACCTCTGCCGCGACTTCGAGTTCATGCTGACGGTTTCGGAGGCCGTGGCCCGCAGTGCGCTCGCCCGTCGCGAGAGCCGCGGCGCCCACAGTCGTATTGATTATCCGAACCCGGACCCGGCTTGGGGAAAGCAGAACAACATCATCGCCAAGCAAGGTGACAGCATGACACTGCGCCAGGTGCCGATCCCAGAAATGCCCGCGGATTTGAAGCAGCTATTCGCGGAAGAAAAGGGTGCCGTGGCTTAG
- a CDS encoding succinate dehydrogenase/fumarate reductase iron-sulfur subunit has translation MTEATLRIFRGSRDGGAAKDYPVPVAPGMVVLDALHYVQQHQAPDLAVRWNCKAGRCGSCSAEVNGRPRLTCKTRMDALPQGKPITILPLKTFPLIKDLVTDVSWNYKVNKKIPAFQPRPGVDWKMYQEDIDRVQEFRKCIECFLCQNVCHVLRDHDKQEQFAGPRFFVRVAGLEMHPLDGISRAKLLKDELGIGYCNITKCCTEVCPEDIHITDNAIIPLKERVVDEFYDPLLRLVRKIRGAGSAATK, from the coding sequence ATGACAGAGGCTACGCTGAGAATCTTCCGAGGAAGCCGCGATGGCGGTGCGGCGAAGGATTACCCGGTGCCCGTGGCTCCGGGGATGGTTGTGCTTGATGCCCTGCACTACGTACAGCAGCATCAAGCGCCGGACCTGGCCGTGCGCTGGAACTGCAAAGCGGGCAGGTGCGGGTCCTGTTCGGCCGAGGTGAATGGGCGGCCTCGTCTCACCTGCAAAACTCGCATGGACGCGCTTCCCCAGGGAAAGCCGATCACTATCCTGCCGTTGAAGACGTTTCCGCTGATTAAGGACCTGGTGACGGACGTTTCGTGGAACTATAAGGTCAACAAGAAAATACCAGCCTTCCAACCACGCCCCGGGGTGGATTGGAAGATGTACCAGGAAGACATCGACCGCGTGCAGGAATTTCGGAAGTGCATTGAATGTTTCTTGTGCCAGAACGTCTGCCATGTGCTTCGGGACCACGACAAACAGGAGCAATTTGCTGGACCGCGTTTTTTTGTCCGGGTGGCGGGACTGGAAATGCATCCCCTGGACGGGATTTCGCGAGCGAAGCTTCTGAAAGATGAGCTTGGAATCGGCTATTGCAACATAACCAAGTGCTGTACCGAAGTATGTCCGGAGGACATTCACATCACAGATAATGCCATCATTCCGCTAAAGGAACGCGTGGTGGATGAATTTTACGACCCTTTGCTGCGGCTGGTACGAAAGATCAGGGGAGCGGGAAGCGCAGCGACAAAATAA
- a CDS encoding PQQ-dependent dehydrogenase, methanol/ethanol family, with protein sequence MRKEIRRDTNSFLKLGLFFFCAIAVNATAQVTFERLLNSAKEPQNWLMYSGNYAGQRFSPLDQVNTNNAKSLVAKWVYQTAATGKFETTPLVVDGILYATGPDDRAFALDARTGRPIWLYQRQLPFDIRPCCGRVNRGFAILGDKVFLGTLDAHVIALDAKTGSVRWDVAAVDYRNGYSFTLAPLVVKDLVILGVSGGEYGIRGFVDAYEAETGKRKWRFYTVPGPGESGHDTWEGDSWKIGGAPAWMTGSYDPVTNQLFWPTGNPSPSNRGEGRAGDNLYSNTLLALNADTGKLNWYFQFTKHDEHDWDATQVPIIIDTGGKHLIAQANRNGFFYVLDRTTGKLLSASAYGPVSWSDSKDSEGRPLARKDSSPTSEGRTVCPGALGKTNWMSPSFDSQTGLFYVTAREQCDIFSTAPQPYEAGHAYYGSAYFPADETEPYSGAVRAIDPQSGQMKWEYRHLSPSWSGVLSTAGGLLFTGDSEGNFIALDAATGKPLWHFQMGGAVYASPMAFAVDGKEYIAIAAGSSLYTFGLP encoded by the coding sequence ATGAGAAAAGAAATCCGCAGAGACACGAACAGCTTTCTCAAACTTGGCTTGTTCTTTTTCTGCGCCATCGCTGTCAACGCAACCGCCCAGGTCACTTTTGAACGGCTACTCAATTCCGCCAAGGAGCCACAAAACTGGCTGATGTATTCCGGAAACTACGCCGGCCAACGCTTCAGCCCTCTCGATCAGGTAAACACCAACAACGCGAAGTCACTGGTTGCCAAGTGGGTTTATCAAACCGCGGCAACGGGAAAATTTGAAACCACTCCGCTGGTAGTGGATGGGATTCTCTATGCTACCGGTCCGGATGATCGTGCATTTGCCCTCGATGCGCGCACCGGAAGGCCAATTTGGCTCTACCAGCGTCAATTGCCCTTTGACATTCGCCCCTGCTGCGGGCGAGTGAATCGCGGATTTGCCATCCTGGGCGACAAGGTTTTCCTCGGCACTCTCGATGCGCACGTCATCGCCCTTGACGCTAAAACTGGCAGCGTCCGCTGGGACGTCGCCGCTGTGGATTACAGAAATGGCTACAGCTTTACCTTGGCGCCGCTGGTCGTGAAGGACTTGGTAATTCTGGGCGTCTCCGGTGGTGAGTATGGCATTCGCGGCTTTGTTGATGCCTATGAGGCTGAAACCGGCAAGCGCAAATGGCGCTTCTACACCGTCCCCGGTCCCGGTGAGTCCGGCCATGACACTTGGGAAGGCGACTCCTGGAAGATCGGCGGCGCGCCCGCCTGGATGACCGGCTCCTACGACCCGGTTACCAACCAACTCTTCTGGCCAACTGGTAACCCTTCGCCGTCAAATCGCGGAGAAGGCCGCGCCGGCGACAACCTTTACAGCAACACACTTCTCGCTCTCAACGCCGATACCGGAAAATTAAACTGGTACTTTCAGTTCACGAAGCACGACGAGCACGACTGGGATGCCACGCAAGTTCCCATTATCATTGATACCGGCGGCAAGCACCTCATCGCACAGGCGAACCGAAACGGTTTTTTCTATGTACTGGATCGTACGACTGGCAAGTTGCTTTCGGCGAGCGCTTACGGTCCGGTCAGCTGGAGCGACAGCAAAGATTCAGAAGGTCGGCCATTAGCTAGAAAAGACAGCTCCCCGACTTCTGAGGGCCGCACCGTTTGTCCTGGAGCCCTGGGCAAGACCAACTGGATGTCGCCCAGCTTTGATTCGCAAACCGGCCTGTTCTATGTGACCGCTCGCGAGCAGTGCGACATCTTCAGCACTGCGCCCCAGCCCTACGAAGCCGGGCATGCCTATTACGGTAGCGCCTATTTTCCTGCCGATGAGACCGAACCTTACTCGGGCGCTGTGCGTGCCATCGATCCTCAAAGCGGGCAAATGAAGTGGGAGTACCGCCACCTATCGCCGAGTTGGTCTGGAGTATTGTCCACCGCTGGCGGACTCTTGTTTACTGGCGATTCCGAGGGTAATTTCATTGCCTTGGATGCCGCTACCGGCAAGCCTCTGTGGCATTTCCAGATGGGTGGCGCGGTTTACGCTTCTCCGATGGCCTTCGCCGTGGATGGCAAAGAATACATCGCTATTGCGGCTGGCAGCTCGCTTTACACTTTCGGTCTGCCCTAA
- a CDS encoding c-type cytochrome, producing the protein MSRVTSTLSRLLALAWPFATISAALIVTAHAAENRNPFAGDAQAAKAGEYEFRINCAFCHGLGARGGGRGPDLTRAHKRHGDSDSEMFQNISVGIPGTVMPANGTNGQGVGMTDDEIWQIITYLRSVQVKSPAKPVGNAANGKELFYGDANCSTCHQVQGKGGRIGPDLTNVGSARTVESIMDSVRNPSRRLALGLTEPTKEFAQEYETVTVVTPDGQEIKGVTLNEDAFSLQMMDLSERIHLFEKDQLRSIKKSRKSVMPPYNPTLLSDADLHDIVAYLLSVNPK; encoded by the coding sequence ATGTCGCGTGTGACGAGCACATTGTCCCGACTGCTTGCTTTGGCTTGGCCGTTTGCCACGATATCGGCTGCCCTTATCGTGACGGCTCATGCAGCGGAAAATCGCAATCCCTTTGCGGGAGACGCCCAGGCGGCAAAGGCGGGCGAATACGAATTTCGTATCAATTGCGCTTTCTGCCATGGTCTCGGTGCGCGTGGCGGTGGTCGCGGTCCCGACCTCACGCGCGCCCATAAGCGTCATGGCGACTCGGACTCTGAAATGTTTCAAAATATCAGCGTGGGAATTCCCGGCACCGTCATGCCGGCGAACGGGACCAACGGTCAGGGCGTTGGTATGACCGACGACGAAATCTGGCAAATCATCACTTATCTGCGGAGCGTACAAGTAAAGTCGCCGGCAAAACCCGTCGGCAACGCGGCCAATGGCAAAGAACTTTTTTATGGTGACGCCAATTGCTCCACTTGCCACCAGGTGCAAGGCAAAGGCGGACGCATTGGTCCTGACCTTACCAACGTCGGTAGCGCGCGAACCGTGGAGTCAATCATGGACTCGGTCCGCAATCCCAGCCGGCGCCTGGCGTTAGGGTTAACTGAACCGACGAAAGAGTTTGCCCAGGAATATGAGACGGTGACGGTCGTCACGCCGGATGGTCAGGAGATCAAGGGTGTCACTCTCAATGAAGATGCCTTCAGCTTGCAGATGATGGACTTGAGCGAACGTATTCACTTGTTTGAGAAAGACCAACTCCGCTCGATCAAGAAAAGCCGCAAATCTGTAATGCCTCCTTACAATCCGACCCTGTTGAGCGATGCGGACCTGCATGACATTGTCGCCTACCTCCTCAGTGTGAACCCGAAATGA
- a CDS encoding response regulator yields MKAILFVDDHEVLARLSCEILEMQGYRAVSAYNADQALERFDKEKFDVLVTDFRMEGMNGLELARKVHAKDPSLPVIIVTGYGPVETGKDAEACLDKQQLFPALLEKIRLILGENRPLANEPQDGRPELRSDQIRTA; encoded by the coding sequence ATGAAAGCTATTCTCTTCGTTGACGACCACGAAGTGTTAGCCCGGTTGAGTTGCGAGATTTTGGAAATGCAGGGCTATCGCGCAGTCTCCGCCTACAACGCCGACCAGGCGCTGGAGAGATTCGATAAAGAGAAATTCGATGTCTTGGTGACCGATTTCCGCATGGAAGGGATGAATGGCCTGGAACTGGCACGTAAGGTACATGCCAAGGATCCCAGCCTGCCGGTTATCATTGTCACGGGTTATGGCCCGGTGGAGACGGGCAAGGATGCTGAAGCCTGCCTGGACAAGCAGCAACTCTTCCCTGCGTTGTTGGAGAAAATCCGCCTGATTCTGGGTGAGAACCGACCGCTCGCCAATGAGCCACAGGATGGGCGGCCGGAATTGCGTTCCGATCAGATCCGCACTGCGTGA
- a CDS encoding ChbG/HpnK family deacetylase: protein MRRLIINADDFGLTTGVNRAIIEAHTDGVVTSATMMANGRAFQDAITQAQHATGLSVGCHVVLVDGEPLLGGSAVKTLLSRNAENGAFRKGFAQFAISALRSQLDPEEIQAEATAQIRRLQGRGIAVSHFDTHKHTHMLPIILEPLLRAAQGCGVSAVRNPFAPIRPLAFAHLLRRPHLWTRYSEVRLLRGWSASFQRSVAGAGMVTTDGTFGIVATGALDETLFEAIAGCIPEGTWEFVCHPGYNDQDLASVGTRLRESRAQELKLLTSGAAHAALEKHGVQLISYRDLVSERTREN from the coding sequence GTGCGGCGCCTCATTATTAACGCCGATGATTTTGGACTGACTACCGGCGTCAACCGGGCCATCATCGAAGCGCATACTGATGGCGTCGTAACTTCGGCCACAATGATGGCCAACGGTCGAGCCTTTCAGGATGCGATAACTCAAGCACAACATGCGACTGGGCTGAGCGTCGGCTGCCACGTGGTGCTGGTGGATGGCGAGCCTCTGCTCGGCGGGTCAGCAGTAAAGACCCTGTTGAGCCGGAACGCGGAGAACGGCGCCTTCCGCAAAGGGTTCGCGCAGTTCGCGATTTCTGCCCTGCGATCGCAATTGGATCCGGAAGAAATTCAAGCCGAAGCGACGGCGCAGATACGCCGCCTGCAAGGAAGGGGAATCGCGGTCTCGCACTTCGACACACACAAACATACCCACATGCTGCCCATTATTCTGGAGCCCCTGCTGCGGGCGGCGCAAGGTTGCGGTGTATCAGCGGTACGCAATCCCTTTGCTCCTATCAGGCCGCTGGCGTTTGCGCACCTTTTACGCAGGCCCCACCTGTGGACTCGATACTCCGAGGTCCGCCTGCTGCGCGGATGGTCCGCAAGCTTTCAGCGCAGCGTCGCTGGAGCTGGGATGGTCACCACAGATGGGACGTTTGGTATTGTGGCAACGGGCGCGCTCGATGAGACACTTTTTGAGGCGATTGCCGGCTGCATTCCGGAGGGAACATGGGAATTCGTCTGTCACCCTGGATACAATGACCAGGACTTAGCTTCGGTAGGGACGCGGCTGCGCGAATCGCGTGCTCAGGAACTCAAGCTGTTGACATCGGGGGCGGCGCACGCTGCGCTGGAAAAGCACGGCGTCCAGCTCATCTCATATCGTGATCTAGTAAGTGAGCGCACACGGGAAAATTGA
- the bshA gene encoding N-acetyl-alpha-D-glucosaminyl L-malate synthase BshA, with amino-acid sequence MKIGITCYPTYGGSGVVATELGIELAHRGHQVHFITYSPPFRLTEPEPNISYHEVEVSHYPLFDYPPYDLALATRMAEVAEIYELDLLHVHYAIPHSVSAMLAKQMLATSRTGRRRLPFVTTLHGTDITLVGLDRSYLPITRFSIEQSDGVTAISQYLRERTLREFDIQNPIEVIYNFVNCDLYVRNPKLASQREEYAKPDERILVHLSNFRPVKRLTDVVEIFDRVRQRIPSRLLLIGDGPDRSKAEWLAMKKGIHDRVIFLGKQDRINEKLALADVMLLPSELESFGLAALEAMACEVVPIATRVGGVPEVVEHGVSGFLADVGDVDTLARYAIDLLGDESKLRAMGKRAREQAQSRFCSDKIIPQYEEFYRRVVERSS; translated from the coding sequence GTGAAAATCGGAATCACATGCTATCCGACGTATGGCGGAAGCGGCGTAGTTGCGACCGAGCTCGGAATAGAACTGGCTCATCGCGGGCACCAAGTACACTTCATCACTTACTCTCCACCATTCCGGCTCACTGAGCCGGAGCCAAATATCTCTTATCACGAAGTCGAAGTTTCCCACTACCCGTTGTTTGATTACCCGCCGTATGACTTGGCCCTCGCGACCCGCATGGCCGAAGTGGCGGAGATCTATGAACTCGACCTTCTGCACGTGCACTATGCCATCCCGCATTCAGTGAGCGCCATGCTGGCCAAGCAGATGTTGGCTACCAGCCGAACCGGGCGCCGGCGGCTGCCGTTCGTCACAACGCTGCACGGGACGGATATAACCCTCGTGGGACTGGACAGGTCCTATCTGCCGATTACGCGGTTTTCTATTGAGCAGAGTGACGGGGTGACAGCGATCTCGCAATATTTGCGCGAGCGTACGTTGCGCGAGTTCGATATTCAGAACCCGATCGAGGTGATCTACAACTTCGTGAACTGCGACTTGTATGTGCGCAATCCCAAGCTGGCGTCGCAACGCGAGGAGTACGCCAAGCCGGACGAGCGAATCCTGGTGCATCTTTCGAACTTTCGGCCGGTAAAACGGCTGACCGATGTGGTAGAGATCTTCGATCGCGTGCGGCAGCGGATCCCTTCGCGCCTGCTCCTGATCGGAGATGGGCCGGACCGCTCGAAGGCCGAATGGCTGGCGATGAAAAAAGGAATTCACGACCGGGTCATCTTTCTGGGCAAGCAAGATCGCATTAATGAAAAACTGGCGCTGGCGGATGTGATGCTGTTGCCCAGCGAGTTGGAATCCTTTGGTCTGGCCGCGTTAGAGGCAATGGCCTGCGAGGTGGTGCCCATCGCCACCCGGGTCGGCGGGGTGCCGGAAGTGGTGGAGCATGGAGTCAGTGGCTTTCTGGCTGATGTAGGAGATGTGGACACGCTGGCGCGCTACGCCATTGATCTGTTGGGGGACGAGAGCAAGCTGCGCGCTATGGGCAAGCGGGCGCGGGAGCAGGCCCAGTCCCGGTTCTGCTCGGACAAAATCATTCCTCAGTATGAGGAGTTCTACCGGCGAGTCGTGGAGCGAAGCTCGTAG
- a CDS encoding histidine kinase has protein sequence MEQRLILITQLVKLGVAAAIASALVRSVKFKSLLFKEQRTLAEKIHLVLFIGTPFALGVMVRFSVKNFLAADMAFEATILMGVIGGRVAGVLGGAFVSLPAMLHGEWATLPFNVVAGVLAGMLRNIADDRENIWSFSPFIDLSVYRWIRRNLPRPKLDWQIMFFVTIFVLRLGQQALAKTVPGAIFSVDSGQWGVEIAVYATTIVSVAIALKIWNNTRTEMKLEEQHRLLLQARMAALQSQINPHFLFNTLNSVSSLVRFDPDTARNLIIKLANILRRLLRSGDAFVPLREELEFIDDYLDIEVVRFGHDKLNVIKDLDPASLDVLVPGMLLQPLVENSIKHGLSAKIDGGSICLRSKLLDGMLHIEVEDDGVGMGAANLMERPSGLGGSGIGMANVAERLKVLYGDTARMVIDSHEGKGTSVRIKLPALRSTDDSASGLYELRSTTRR, from the coding sequence ATGGAACAACGCCTAATTCTCATAACCCAGCTGGTAAAGCTCGGCGTGGCGGCTGCCATTGCCAGTGCGCTCGTCCGCTCGGTGAAGTTCAAATCGCTGCTGTTCAAGGAGCAGCGCACCCTGGCCGAAAAAATCCATCTGGTGCTCTTTATTGGGACTCCTTTTGCGCTCGGGGTGATGGTTCGTTTCAGCGTGAAGAACTTCCTGGCCGCGGACATGGCCTTCGAGGCCACCATCTTGATGGGTGTCATCGGCGGCCGCGTCGCCGGTGTCCTTGGCGGCGCTTTTGTGTCCCTACCCGCTATGCTGCACGGCGAATGGGCGACTCTGCCTTTCAACGTGGTCGCGGGTGTGTTGGCAGGCATGCTACGCAATATTGCCGACGACCGGGAAAACATCTGGTCGTTCTCTCCCTTCATTGATCTCAGCGTTTATCGCTGGATACGCCGCAATCTGCCGCGGCCCAAGCTGGACTGGCAGATCATGTTTTTCGTGACGATATTCGTGCTGCGGCTGGGACAACAGGCCCTGGCGAAGACCGTCCCCGGCGCCATCTTTTCTGTAGACAGCGGGCAGTGGGGAGTAGAAATTGCGGTCTATGCCACTACTATCGTCTCGGTGGCTATCGCGCTCAAGATTTGGAACAACACCCGCACCGAAATGAAGCTGGAGGAACAGCACCGGCTTCTGCTACAAGCCCGCATGGCGGCGCTCCAGAGCCAGATCAACCCACACTTTCTGTTCAACACTCTTAACTCAGTCTCATCGCTGGTGCGCTTCGATCCTGACACAGCGCGCAATTTGATTATCAAGTTGGCCAACATCCTTCGGCGACTGCTGCGGAGCGGCGACGCCTTCGTTCCTCTACGCGAAGAACTGGAGTTCATTGACGATTATCTGGACATCGAGGTGGTCCGCTTTGGACATGACAAGCTTAATGTGATCAAAGACCTGGATCCCGCGTCGCTGGATGTGCTGGTACCCGGCATGTTGCTGCAACCCTTGGTCGAGAACTCCATCAAGCATGGCCTTTCGGCAAAGATTGATGGCGGCAGCATCTGCCTTCGCAGCAAGCTCCTCGATGGCATGCTGCACATCGAAGTGGAAGATGACGGTGTCGGCATGGGCGCGGCTAATCTTATGGAACGTCCGAGCGGGCTCGGCGGAAGCGGCATCGGAATGGCTAACGTGGCAGAACGCTTGAAGGTTTTATATGGGGACACCGCCAGGATGGTGATTGACAGTCACGAAGGGAAGGGAACTTCCGTGCGGATAAAACTCCCAGCCCTGCGATCCACCGACGACTCTGCTTCCGGACTCTACGAGCTTCGCTCCACGACTCGCCGGTAG